The DNA sequence ATCGTACTCTTCCAGCGAATCGATCAGTTTGCCTCGATCCCCGCCCGCGTACTCGACAACTTTCAACTCAGGCGTAAATTTGGCGGCTTCCTGCATCCAGTTGAACATCAGCGACTTGGGAACGACAGCCAGTGAAGGCAGATGTCCTTCCCGGCCCTTCTTACGACGTAACAACAGGGCCAGCAGCTGTACCGTTTTACCCAGCCCCATGTCATCAGCCAGACACCCACCAAAGTGGAAGTCCTGCAGGAACTGCAGCCAGCCTAAACCTTCGAGCTGATACTTACGCAAGCCCCCTTCGAATCCGGCTGGTTCTTTATCCAGGGCAATCCCTGAAAAGTTCCGGATCTTATCCCGCATTTCATCGAATTTGGCGTCTGTCTCAACAAATTCCTGTGAACTCAGCAGAGCGTCCAGCAGTGCTACCTGATTGGGAGCAAACCGAAGATGCTCTTCATCAGTGACCGCCAATCCGGCCAGAATGCCGTACTGTTCGATCCACTCTTCCGGCAGGATTCCCAGTGAGCCATCGTCGAGTCGAATCGACGAATCACCGCGGGCCAGTGCTGATAACAGCTCTGGAAACTTAACCGTCTGGCCTTCAAAATCGATATCTGCATGCAGTTCGAACCAGTCAATTCCAGACTGGACCTTGAACATCATATTGGAAGGCTGATGGACCTGTTTACCATCGGCGCGAACCACCCAGCCGGCATTGATCATTTCGCGAACAGCCCCCCCCAGGTCACGGGCAGCAATTTCCACATCGCGCCCCTGAACCCGGCGGTCCAACAGGCGACGGAAACCACTATCCTGCAGTAGTGTCCAGGCTTGGGATTCTTTTTCACGGTCTCTAAGAATGCAGCGTTTTTCCTGGCGATCCACAATCGCCCACTGGGTACTGCTTCCCGAAACCAGATGATCGAGATAATTAAAATGAATCTCGCCGAACAGGCGATCCTGCTGCCAGCGTTTCTTCTGCGGAGAATGAATCAGTAACTCCGGACTGGGCTCGCAGGTAATCTCTTCCAGATGCAGTTCTTCAGGCAGTTCCAGTCGGGGCAGGACAGGCATGTCCAGCAGGCGGTCAACCAATTCCTGCTGCTCGCCTTCATCGACTTCAATTGTCTCATTCATCTGAATCATTTTGATCCAGGGAAATGCATCGTAATCTTCCAGAGGCGTGATTTTATCGCGGGTCAGTACCAGTCCTCCCGCGACAATCAGACGGGCATCAGAGATTTCCAGCGTATCGTTTTCTCGCTTCAGATGACCATTCAGTTTCCATGTCGATTCTTTGCGGTCATGCTCAACTCCCATCCGGAATTCCCAGGCATGCTCGCCGTCCCAGACCAGGGAATCGACGTCATCAGGCTGTCGATCCAGGTAGCGCACGTGTCCTGTACCGCACATCAGCGGAAGAATCAGCTCACAAAGCTCATACGGAACCCGATAGCGGAACGCAGCCATTTGTGTTTCGGTCTGCTGGGCTCGCCAGTTGGTCCGCTCAGGTGTCCCGCCGGAGAGGTACGCCAGAATCCGGCGATCATCTTCATGTTCGACTTCCTGCAGCTGGCCGACTTTTAGCTTGAGTGGCTTCAGCTTGCCCCACTGGCCGTTAGCTCTTCGCTGACGCTGTGAAGTCTGCACGACCAGTTGTCCAGATTCCTGACTCTCTTCTACATCAATCTCGTAGAAGATCTCACGTTCCTGTTGCGTGGTTTTAGACAGAACCGGCGTGAGGGCGAAATCATTTTTCAGTTCAACCAGTTTCGTTTCCCACTCGCGCAGTCGCGGACGCGAAGTCACTGCCGTCGACTGTTCCCCACTCGACTTTGACTTGCGAGACCGACCACTGCCCAGCTCGAAATCGGAGGGCATTGAGAAATCGTAGTCGTCATCTTCTTCATCGAAGGCAATCGGCGTATTTTCGATGATGAAGGGAGGAATGTAACCAGGCTTGACCGAACCGGTCAGGTAGCCCGCCACATCTACCGCCAGGATAGAAGCCCAGAGATGTTTACAGACGTTGAACTTCTGAAACTGATCGCAGGTGCAATACGTCTTCAGATTGCCGTCATCGCGGGACAGCTGAGTCTGATACTCTACACCATCTCTGACCACCGCAAACACATGGTCTGCGGTCACGCGAGTCAGTTCAACCCGTTCGGCTTCAATGTAAGCCGCTCCACGGAAACGAATGTCCGCACGAAATTGATTTTCCAGTAATTCTGCTAACGTCATGGACGGCCTCCTGCCTGATCCCAAAACGCAACTCGCATTATTGAGACACTCCCAGTTATCTGCATAAGTCAGTCCTGAATGGCTCCTGGACCAACGCTAGTATCGGTCGGAACTTATAATGTTAGGTTCGCTCAGCCAGATCGTTTCACACTGAACCAGCCCGGGTGGGTTATTGAAGTTTTACCCTCAACTCCCGTGCAGAGCGCATCTTACGAGGTTACTAGATCCACGCCGCATTTGACCAGTCTATCTGGAGGGTTTTCTTATGAATTTTTGACTTCCATTTAAAAATTGATTCTGAGCATTCCATTATATTCAAGAGTCTCTGAAGTTCAGCCCCCTCAGACTGGTCGAACGGGAAAAAGTGTGATATACGACTCCCACAAGTCCTTCGCTCGATTTCCTTTTTTCGAAAATGGATTATATAATAAGTTTTTTGCTGTCAGCCCCTGCAGTAAAGCGAATCAGAGACCAGTGGGCTCCCCTGAAAGCAATTGCGACTAATGGAACAACCTCACCAGACCCTCACCGAACAGGAAGTCATTCAATGGTTCGAAGAGAACCTTCCCGTTGAAGACTATCGCAATAAACGTATTCTGCTCATTGTCCCGGATGCGACCCGCACCGCACCTCTGCCTCTCTTGTTTGCAACATTCCATCGCCTGTTAAACCCTGTTGCCAAACAGATTGATGTGCTGGTTGCCCTGGGCACGCATCCCCCCATGCCCGAGAAAGACATCTGCCGCCTGCTGGGAATTTCAGAAGCGGCCCGTCAGGCGGAATACAAAGACGTAGGGCTATATAACCACGAATGGGACAACCCCGAACGTCTGACTGAGATTGGTACGCTGACGAAAGAAGATACCAAAGCCATTTCCGAAGGCCTGCTGGAAATGGAAGTCCCTGTGACGATCAATTCCCGCATCAGGGATTACGATATGCTCCAGATTATGGGGCCCGTCTTCCCGCATGAAGTCGTCGGTTTCTCCGGTGGCAGCAAATATTTCTTCCCGGGAATCTCCGGTCCGGACCTGTTGAACTTCTTCCACTGGCTGGGCGCCCTGATTACCAACGTGGGAATTATTGGCGTCAAACATACGCCGGTACGCGAAGTCGTAAACCGTTCTGCAGCAATGATCCCTAACGAGAAACGCTGTATCACCTTCGTCGTCGCTCCGGACAGTTCGCTCTACGGCTTGTTTTATGGAACCCCGGAATCGGCCTGGGAATCAGCCGCCAACCTCTCCGGCCAGATTCACATCAAACGCAAGCCGAAACCATTCAAGCAGGTACTCTCCTGTGCGCCCCTGATGTACGATGAACTCTGGGTAGCCGGCAAATGTATGTACAAGCTGGAACCAGTCGTAGCTGATGGTGGTGAACTGATCATTTACGCTCCGCACATGAAGGAAATTTCGGTCACTCATGGCAAGCTGATTTCCGAAGTTGGTTACCATGTCCGCGACTATTTCACCAAACAGTGGGACCAGTTTAAGGACTACCCCTGGGGCATCCTCGCCCATTCGACTCATGTGCGTGGTACAGGAACATTCGAAGACGGCATCGAACGGCCCCGGGTGCAGGTGACTCTGGCTTCCCAGATTCATCCCGAACTCTGCGAGAAAATCAATCTCGGCTATCGTGATCCCGATACGATCGATGTCGAATCATTCGCAGACCGGGAAGATGAAGGCATCCTCCTGGTGAGGAAAGCAGGGGAGCATCTTTACCGTCTGGAAAATGAATAATTCAACCTAAGTGACAGCGACTCGCTGATCATTCAATATTGCTGATAACTTCTGACCATCCTCAGGAAACGATTTTCTTATCATGACTATTCACTCAGAACAATTTGAACTGAAAGCCCGCCTGGAACTTGCTTTGACCGCCTCTGAAAAGGCCAGCGAGCTCATCCTCAAATACTATCAGTCCCCCGAACTGAAGGTAGATCGCAAGTCAGACGACTCACCGGTCACGATCGCCGACCGTGGGGCAGAGGAATTGTTGCGGGAAGAAATCACCATGGCGTTTCCTGACGACAGCATCATGGGTGAGGAATTACCGCCAGTCGAAGGTTCAAACGCATTCAAGTGGATTCTGGATCCAATTGACGGCACCAAACCGTTCACACAAGGCGTGCCCCTCTTCGGAACCCTGCTGGGTCTGGAAGAAAACGGTAAGCTCGTCATGGGCGTCTGCCGTTTCCCCGCTCTGGACGAAGTCGTCTATGCGATCAAAGGAGATGGGGCCTGGTGGAAAATCCGTGACCAGGAACCACGTCGCGCCCGGGTTTCAGAGAAATCCCAACTCTCTGATGCCGTGTTCTGTACGACCACTATGACTCGCTGGGAAACCATCGGCAAGCAGAAGGCGTATGAGAACCTCTGTCGCAATTCCTACCTCGCCCGAGGCTGGGGCGACTGCTATGGCCACATGCTGGTAGCCACTGGTCGTGCGGAAGTGATGGTGGATCCCGTGTTAAGCCCCTGGGATGCTGCTGCTTTGCTGCCCATCCTGGAAGAAGCCGGCGGTCACTGGATTGACTTTGATGGCAAGCCTTCAATTTATACAGGCAACGGAATGGCCGTTAACGACGCACTCAAAGACGAGGTCCTGCAGATTATTGCCCAGAACTAGCCGATTTCCAGCTATAAAACAGGGTTTTGAAGTCGCATTGATTCCCGCTGCAGTTCTTTGCTAGGATCTCCTCAGGAAGGACTGATTCGATCCATTCAGGAACAGAACGCAACTTCAGGGAAGAATTGCATGGCCGGTTATACGGAGCACATCAGCGTCAGCGGGTTATTGGGAGTCGTTTACGGCTCCGTAGGCACCCTCTTATTGGGATTCACCCCGACTCAGGGTATCCTGGCAGGAGTACTGACCTGGGTGGGAGGTATGCTGCCAGACCTCGATTCTGAAACGGGACGGCCCATCAAGGAACTGTTCAGCCTGACTGCCGCCGTTGCTTCCTTTATGGCAATGCGCTGCATGATTCGCAAAGGGGCAGATCCCGATGATGCGATCCTGATGGCGGTCGTTACCTACGCGGGAGTTCGTTACGGCGGTTCAGCGATCCTCTCGAAATTCGCAGTACACCGGGGCATGTTTCACAGCATCCCCGCCCTGATTATCACCGGAGAAGCCGTTTTCCTCTCCTATATCAGTGATTCCTTCGCCGTGAAATTTCTGATGGCCGGTGGTATTTCACTGGGCTTTCTCTCCCACCTCGTTCTGGACGAGGTTTACAGCGTGGAACGCAAAGGAGTCACCATCCGTCTGAAGAAATCTGCGGGGAGTGCACTGAAATGGTTTGGGAACGGATTGTTTGGTAACGCGGTCGCCTATGCTATCCTGCTCACCATGACCTATATCACTCTCGTCGATTCGGGTGTGTTGATCCCCCCACCGCAACAGGCAAATCCGATTGAAAAATCAGAACCGCCAGTCCAGCAGGCTTCGCCTTTTAAAACCACCGAGCGTCTCTAAATCCCCGTATCCTGACCGCAGGGATGGTATCTCCTTCTTGGGTCCTTTATAATCGCACGGGTAAAAACTCAGCGAGATCAGGAATAGCCCAATCTAGAGCAGGGGAGCAACAGCATGATTATAGCCGGCGTCCAGATGGATATCGCCCTGATGGAGAAAACGGAAAACCTCCATCGAATTATCGCAAAGATGCACGAAACGGCTTCTGAGGGAGCGGAACTGACTGTGTTCCCCGAGTGCGCACTGACCGGCTACTGCTTTGACAGTCTGCAGGAAGCAGTGCCACTGGCTGAAACGATTCCGGGTCCCACAACCAAAACTTTGCAGCAGGTTTGCCGCGAGTTAAAACAGACTGTTGTGATCGGTATGCTCGAGCAGGCTGCACATGGGGTCTATAACTCAGCAGTTGTAATTACACGAGAAGGTGTGCTGAGTAAATATCGAAAAATCCATTTACCTTATCTCGGTGTCGACCGGTTCGCGACGCCTGGCGACCGGGGATTCGAGGTCTTCGAACACCCATCCGCACGTATCGGTTTGAATATCTGTTATGATAGTGCGTTTCCAGAGTCATCCCGGGTCATGACACTCCAGCAGGCTGATCTGATCATCCTGCCGACGAACTGGCCCACCGGTGCAGACTGCTTAGCCGAACATGCCATCAATACACGGGCCATGGAAAACGGAATCTTCTATTGCGCTATCAACCGGGTCGGTGAAGAGCGGGGCTTCCAGTTCATTGGCAAGAGCCGCATCTGCGGCCCCGCCGGCGAAACTTTGGCCACTTCAACCGGGAGAGATGAAGAAATTCTGTATGCCACCTTCGATCCGGAGCGAGCCCGCAACAAACGCGTTGACCGTGTCCCGGATAAACATGTGATTGATCGTCTCGCGGATCGTCGTCCTGAAATGTACGGTCTGATCGTGGAGCCCCACGGATTAAAACCTCCCCACCGTGGTTGATCTGCCGACATAATGAGCCCATAGGCATGCCGGACAACCGCTTAGTTTGGCATACACAATGCTATATGTTCTCCAACTGGCAGCATTCCCGCTTCCGTTCCCTGGATACGTACCGGGACCAGAACAGGCTGAAATTCACATAACAGCCTTTGTTCATTTACACTTACAGAGACGAATGGAGCGTTTCAGTTTCTTGACAAACCCGCTCGCCATGAAAATGCGAGTCAACTAATCAGTGATGCTGAAAAGAAACACATGAAGTCCAGACTGTTTCAAAATGTGATCGCGGCCCTGATTCTGTTAATCGTTTCAGGAGTCTGTTTTCAGGCACTCGTGAGTCACCCGGCAGATGTCCTGGTGGGTGTCCAGAACCAGGGATATAACGACACAACCAACCAGTTCATCGGCTTCAAAGACTATCAGCGCGAGTGCATCCAGCAATTCAACCAGTTTCCTTATTGGAATCCCTGGTCATTGCTGGGCATGCCCTGGGTGGGAAATCCACAAGCGTCTCTGTTCTACCCGATCAACTGGATATTCTTTTTCCTAAATGCGGCTTCTACAATCAGCTGGGTACTGGTTCTACATCACTGGTGGGCCGGCTGGGGCGCGTATCTGCTCGGTAGAATGTATCGGTTGAATTTCTTCAGCGCACTGCTCTCAGGGATTGTTTTCCTGGCAGCTCCTTACTTTGTTGCCAAAACGGGCGAAGGGCACTTCACGTCTGTCACACAAATCGCCTGGTTCCCCTGGATCTTATACGCGTACGAACTCCTGCGCACAGGCAGTAAAAAAGCGGTTCCCTTCCTGGTTGTTGTGATCTCTCTTGCATTTTTCTGTGGTCACGTTCAGGAACTCTACTATCTGCTGCTGTTCCTCACCGCTGCGATTGTCATTGAATCTATCCTCGAACTCTTTTTCAAAAAGAAACCAATTGAAAGTGAGCAGGGTGCCGTAACCGAACTGGAAGAAACAAGTAGACCAGGTCTCTGGATTAAAGGCTGGCTGACGGCGGGGCTGTTAACAGCAGGGCTTGTCGCCATTGATCTGATCCCGGTGTTCATCTATACGAAACAGGCAGTCCGCTCCAGTGGAATTGACCTGGCCAGCCTCAGCGCAGGTAGCCTGAATGCAGCCAGCCTGCTGCAACTGATTGATCCGTTCGTCTGGGGAAAACCGGACCAGTATACCGGCCCCGGAACCTTTTACTGGGAAGCGATCTGCTCGTTTGGATGTCTCCCTCTGCTACTGGCTATTGTGGGAGTTTTAAGTTCCTTTCACCAACGAATCGTCATCCGGCTGACACTGATTGGACTGATCGCATTTCTGCTGGCATTCGGCCCCGAACTTCCATTTTATAAGTTGTTTTATCAACTGATTCCCGGGGCATCGATGTTTCGAATTCCTGGTCGTCAGCTATGGATCTGCACCCTGGTCGTCGCAATGCTGGCCGGGTTTGGATCTCAGTGGATTTCGCTGTTGTATCAGAACTCAAAAGGTCGAACCATGCGGCTGCTTGCAGGAATCGCTGTTGTTGCAGCTCTACCAATCCTGATCTATCTGATATTTAAGTCTGCAGGGAGTCTTAAAGTCAGTCTGGCTCCAGACAAGTTGTTCAACATCCAGGCAGGCTACCTGCTGACAGCCCTGCTAGGCATCTCGATTGCTATTTTTCTCACCAGCCTCTCACGAAAAGCCGCTTTCGGAGGACTCGTGATCCTCTGCCTGATCTGTACCGGAGAACTCTCGATCTATTCAAACCACATCCTGTGCACGATCCCCCAATCATCCAT is a window from the Gimesia benthica genome containing:
- a CDS encoding lactate racemase domain-containing protein; this encodes MEQPHQTLTEQEVIQWFEENLPVEDYRNKRILLIVPDATRTAPLPLLFATFHRLLNPVAKQIDVLVALGTHPPMPEKDICRLLGISEAARQAEYKDVGLYNHEWDNPERLTEIGTLTKEDTKAISEGLLEMEVPVTINSRIRDYDMLQIMGPVFPHEVVGFSGGSKYFFPGISGPDLLNFFHWLGALITNVGIIGVKHTPVREVVNRSAAMIPNEKRCITFVVAPDSSLYGLFYGTPESAWESAANLSGQIHIKRKPKPFKQVLSCAPLMYDELWVAGKCMYKLEPVVADGGELIIYAPHMKEISVTHGKLISEVGYHVRDYFTKQWDQFKDYPWGILAHSTHVRGTGTFEDGIERPRVQVTLASQIHPELCEKINLGYRDPDTIDVESFADREDEGILLVRKAGEHLYRLENE
- the hisN gene encoding histidinol-phosphatase: MTIHSEQFELKARLELALTASEKASELILKYYQSPELKVDRKSDDSPVTIADRGAEELLREEITMAFPDDSIMGEELPPVEGSNAFKWILDPIDGTKPFTQGVPLFGTLLGLEENGKLVMGVCRFPALDEVVYAIKGDGAWWKIRDQEPRRARVSEKSQLSDAVFCTTTMTRWETIGKQKAYENLCRNSYLARGWGDCYGHMLVATGRAEVMVDPVLSPWDAAALLPILEEAGGHWIDFDGKPSIYTGNGMAVNDALKDEVLQIIAQN
- a CDS encoding carbon-nitrogen hydrolase family protein encodes the protein MIIAGVQMDIALMEKTENLHRIIAKMHETASEGAELTVFPECALTGYCFDSLQEAVPLAETIPGPTTKTLQQVCRELKQTVVIGMLEQAAHGVYNSAVVITREGVLSKYRKIHLPYLGVDRFATPGDRGFEVFEHPSARIGLNICYDSAFPESSRVMTLQQADLIILPTNWPTGADCLAEHAINTRAMENGIFYCAINRVGEERGFQFIGKSRICGPAGETLATSTGRDEEILYATFDPERARNKRVDRVPDKHVIDRLADRRPEMYGLIVEPHGLKPPHRG
- a CDS encoding DEAD/DEAH box helicase, with amino-acid sequence MTLAELLENQFRADIRFRGAAYIEAERVELTRVTADHVFAVVRDGVEYQTQLSRDDGNLKTYCTCDQFQKFNVCKHLWASILAVDVAGYLTGSVKPGYIPPFIIENTPIAFDEEDDDYDFSMPSDFELGSGRSRKSKSSGEQSTAVTSRPRLREWETKLVELKNDFALTPVLSKTTQQEREIFYEIDVEESQESGQLVVQTSQRQRRANGQWGKLKPLKLKVGQLQEVEHEDDRRILAYLSGGTPERTNWRAQQTETQMAAFRYRVPYELCELILPLMCGTGHVRYLDRQPDDVDSLVWDGEHAWEFRMGVEHDRKESTWKLNGHLKRENDTLEISDARLIVAGGLVLTRDKITPLEDYDAFPWIKMIQMNETIEVDEGEQQELVDRLLDMPVLPRLELPEELHLEEITCEPSPELLIHSPQKKRWQQDRLFGEIHFNYLDHLVSGSSTQWAIVDRQEKRCILRDREKESQAWTLLQDSGFRRLLDRRVQGRDVEIAARDLGGAVREMINAGWVVRADGKQVHQPSNMMFKVQSGIDWFELHADIDFEGQTVKFPELLSALARGDSSIRLDDGSLGILPEEWIEQYGILAGLAVTDEEHLRFAPNQVALLDALLSSQEFVETDAKFDEMRDKIRNFSGIALDKEPAGFEGGLRKYQLEGLGWLQFLQDFHFGGCLADDMGLGKTVQLLALLLRRKKGREGHLPSLAVVPKSLMFNWMQEAAKFTPELKVVEYAGGDRGKLIDSLEEYDLVLTTYGTMRRDITQIKDIQFDYAVLDEAQMIKNSGSQVAKASRLLQAKHRIALSGTPVENHLGDLWSIFEFLNPGMLGRSSVFKAYTNDIEDKNARLLLGNALRPFILRRTKEQVANELPDKVEQTLYCDMGKDQTRLYDELRQHYRDSILGMVESKGLGKTKIHVLEALLRLRQAACHPALLERGRALDASAKMDVLIPHLEELIEEGHKALVFSQFTSMLSIVQEHLDQKEIVYEYLDGQTRDRKERVDRFQTDKDCGVFLISLKAGGLGLNLTAADYVFILDPWWNPAVETQAIDRAHRVGQTKRVFAYKLICRNTVEEKITELQQQKRELADAILEENQSVLKNLSSEDLELLLS
- a CDS encoding YfhO family protein, producing MKSRLFQNVIAALILLIVSGVCFQALVSHPADVLVGVQNQGYNDTTNQFIGFKDYQRECIQQFNQFPYWNPWSLLGMPWVGNPQASLFYPINWIFFFLNAASTISWVLVLHHWWAGWGAYLLGRMYRLNFFSALLSGIVFLAAPYFVAKTGEGHFTSVTQIAWFPWILYAYELLRTGSKKAVPFLVVVISLAFFCGHVQELYYLLLFLTAAIVIESILELFFKKKPIESEQGAVTELEETSRPGLWIKGWLTAGLLTAGLVAIDLIPVFIYTKQAVRSSGIDLASLSAGSLNAASLLQLIDPFVWGKPDQYTGPGTFYWEAICSFGCLPLLLAIVGVLSSFHQRIVIRLTLIGLIAFLLAFGPELPFYKLFYQLIPGASMFRIPGRQLWICTLVVAMLAGFGSQWISLLYQNSKGRTMRLLAGIAVVAALPILIYLIFKSAGSLKVSLAPDKLFNIQAGYLLTALLGISIAIFLTSLSRKAAFGGLVILCLICTGELSIYSNHILCTIPQSSIRGETEIVQFLKNNLGEHRVLADQHLLSDREAWKNQLLKVQGYEPVPLVRLGLLAAATFDQPNAARMMAGFDSPQLETAEPQLLDLMSIKYAVLRTSEPVKLEGWKTVLQGQVPAEYTLRGSKPRQIPFQIIENQNPLPRAYLVGQTRALQDEESSKKIVAVISKVKPRDEVLLRQDVLPKGDRQAFQPASILENSPNSLSLQADLDAPGYLVLSDIYYPGWTARLGQQELPVLPADFSLRAIPLPPGQHQVQLSFVPPGFQIGRVISLTALAILCILLVKAFRSDSKPQAE
- a CDS encoding metal-dependent hydrolase, translating into MAGYTEHISVSGLLGVVYGSVGTLLLGFTPTQGILAGVLTWVGGMLPDLDSETGRPIKELFSLTAAVASFMAMRCMIRKGADPDDAILMAVVTYAGVRYGGSAILSKFAVHRGMFHSIPALIITGEAVFLSYISDSFAVKFLMAGGISLGFLSHLVLDEVYSVERKGVTIRLKKSAGSALKWFGNGLFGNAVAYAILLTMTYITLVDSGVLIPPPQQANPIEKSEPPVQQASPFKTTERL